The following are encoded together in the Thermosipho atlanticus DSM 15807 genome:
- the secY gene encoding preprotein translocase subunit SecY has product MWKALKNAFKIPELRDRIIFTLLMLIVFRLGIYIPVPGVDLKAWGAAFAQLGTGTAGGLLSFYDVFTGGAFRSFSIFSMSVTPYINASIILQLLSSVIPSLKEMLKEGEEGRKKFQRITRNLTVVLGTLQAFVISFGLGRGFQNILVVPLWTFTFVATVSLIAGTMFLLWIGDRITEKGIGNGISVLIFAGIVARYPSYFRRAVLGGLNIFEWIFLLGVMILMVVGIIYVQQAERRIMVQYASRMVGRRIYGGTSTHIPIKVNHSGVIPIIFAWAIVSIPVGIAQLTRSDTVKSLFSMTSPVIITIYAVLIFFFTYFYSIVVFDPKDIAENIKSYGGYIPGIRPGKPTEQYITRVLNRITFVGALFLVIIALLPYLIQGITGVNIWLGGTSALIAVGVALDVAQQMEAHLIMRNYEGFVKKGKLPGRR; this is encoded by the coding sequence ATGTGGAAAGCTTTAAAAAATGCTTTTAAAATCCCTGAACTAAGAGACAGGATAATATTCACACTACTTATGTTAATAGTTTTTAGATTGGGTATTTATATACCTGTTCCTGGGGTGGACTTAAAGGCATGGGGGGCTGCGTTTGCTCAATTAGGTACTGGTACAGCAGGAGGTTTATTAAGTTTTTATGATGTATTTACTGGAGGAGCTTTTAGAAGTTTTTCCATATTCTCAATGAGTGTTACACCGTATATTAATGCTTCAATCATTTTACAATTACTTTCTTCAGTTATTCCATCTTTGAAAGAAATGCTTAAGGAAGGCGAAGAGGGAAGGAAGAAATTTCAAAGAATTACAAGGAATCTTACAGTAGTACTAGGAACTCTTCAAGCATTTGTAATTTCATTCGGTCTAGGAAGAGGCTTCCAAAATATATTGGTTGTTCCTTTATGGACGTTTACATTTGTTGCAACAGTTTCTTTGATAGCAGGTACAATGTTCTTACTTTGGATTGGAGATAGAATTACGGAAAAAGGAATAGGTAATGGTATAAGTGTGTTGATATTTGCTGGAATTGTAGCAAGATATCCTTCATATTTTAGACGAGCAGTTCTTGGTGGATTGAATATTTTTGAATGGATTTTCCTTTTGGGTGTAATGATTCTTATGGTAGTTGGAATTATATATGTTCAACAAGCTGAAAGAAGAATAATGGTACAATATGCTTCAAGGATGGTTGGAAGAAGAATATATGGAGGAACATCAACGCATATTCCTATTAAAGTAAATCACAGTGGAGTTATCCCTATAATATTCGCTTGGGCAATTGTTTCTATTCCTGTTGGTATTGCTCAACTTACAAGATCTGACACAGTTAAATCGCTATTTTCAATGACAAGTCCCGTTATAATCACTATTTATGCTGTACTTATATTCTTCTTTACATACTTCTACAGTATTGTGGTGTTTGATCCCAAAGATATAGCGGAAAATATAAAAAGTTATGGAGGATACATACCTGGTATAAGACCTGGTAAACCGACAGAACAATATATCACAAGAGTATTAAATAGGATTACTTTTGTTGGAGCGTTATTCTTGGTTATAATTGCGTTATTGCCATATTTGATTCAAGGAATTACCGGAGTTAATATTTGGCTTGGTGGTACAAGTGCATTAATTGCAGTTGGAGTTGCCTTAGATGTTGCTCAACAAATGGAAGCACACCTTATTATGAGAAATTATGAGGGATTTGTTAAAAAAGGTAAGCTCCCTGGAAGGAGATGA
- a CDS encoding DNA-directed RNA polymerase subunit alpha, translated as MEFVMPKKLKMEEHSEANDYYYARFVLAPLEKGYAITIGNTLRRVLLSSIPSLAITDVRFVRPEKYHEFDTVDGVKEDIIEILLNLKKVQLKMEDYVEEPVKLRIQHKGEGEIKAKDIETPAGITVTNPDLHIATLNEDADIEIEMYATIGKGFVPAAERVERPEIGWIVLDGVYNPVLKVNWRSENVRVGKKTDFDKLILEVWTKKNIEPIDAMRQAVKIINDHFKIIEESFVDIEEGPVSVEATTDYSEEIKDEDEILSRKIDELDLSMRALNCLKRDKIETIGDLISRGEEELLKIKNFGQKSLDEVKQKLVEKFGLTFGKGDK; from the coding sequence ATGGAATTTGTTATGCCAAAGAAACTTAAAATGGAGGAACACAGTGAGGCAAACGATTATTATTATGCTCGGTTTGTATTAGCTCCACTTGAAAAGGGTTATGCAATTACGATAGGTAATACTTTGAGAAGGGTTCTTCTTTCATCGATTCCATCTTTAGCAATAACTGATGTAAGATTTGTTAGACCAGAAAAGTATCATGAATTTGATACTGTAGATGGGGTAAAGGAAGACATAATAGAAATTTTATTGAATCTCAAGAAAGTCCAACTAAAGATGGAAGATTATGTTGAGGAACCTGTCAAGCTCAGGATACAACATAAAGGTGAAGGCGAGATAAAAGCTAAAGATATTGAAACTCCAGCAGGTATAACAGTTACAAATCCTGACCTTCACATTGCAACATTAAACGAAGACGCAGATATTGAAATTGAAATGTACGCAACTATTGGAAAAGGTTTTGTGCCTGCAGCTGAAAGAGTTGAAAGACCTGAAATAGGTTGGATTGTATTGGATGGAGTATATAACCCTGTATTAAAGGTTAATTGGCGTTCTGAGAATGTTCGTGTTGGAAAGAAAACAGATTTTGATAAGTTGATACTTGAAGTATGGACAAAGAAAAACATTGAACCTATTGATGCAATGAGACAAGCTGTTAAAATAATCAATGATCATTTCAAGATAATTGAAGAAAGTTTTGTGGATATAGAAGAGGGTCCAGTTTCAGTTGAAGCAACAACAGATTACTCTGAAGAGATCAAAGATGAAGACGAAATTTTAAGTAGAAAAATTGATGAACTCGATTTATCTATGAGAGCATTAAATTGTTTAAAACGTGACAAGATTGAGACTATAGGTGATTTGATTAGTAGAGGAGAAGAAGAACTTTTGAAAATTAAAAATTTTGGGCAAAAGTCCCTTGATGAAGTAAAACAAAAGTTAGTAGAAAAGTTTGGACTCACATTTGGAAAGGGGGACAAATAA
- the map gene encoding type I methionyl aminopeptidase: MIYIKTPEEIEKIKIASRAVGTILYEAKKLAVDGATAWDFEFLADRILKEFRCKPAFKGYNGYPYITTVSVNNEVIHGFPLKKKVFKNGDVVSLDVGAVFDGYYGDGAYTYIIGQTDENGEKLVKVTKKALDIAVNKVREGVRLGDISWAIQKYVEDNGFNVVRDFVGHGVGRSLHEDPQIPNYGRQGTGIILKAGMTLAIEPMVTEGGWHVEILEDGWTVVTRDGKRAAHFEHTVLVKKNGAEVLTLRGDAFVE, encoded by the coding sequence ATGATTTATATAAAAACTCCCGAAGAAATTGAAAAAATTAAAATAGCTTCGAGAGCAGTAGGAACGATTTTATATGAGGCAAAGAAATTGGCAGTAGATGGAGCAACGGCTTGGGATTTTGAATTTTTGGCAGATAGAATTTTGAAAGAGTTTAGATGTAAACCTGCTTTTAAAGGTTACAACGGTTATCCATATATAACCACAGTTTCAGTGAATAATGAGGTAATACACGGATTCCCTTTAAAGAAAAAAGTTTTTAAAAACGGTGATGTAGTTTCTTTGGATGTAGGAGCAGTTTTTGACGGTTATTATGGCGATGGAGCTTATACATATATAATAGGTCAAACGGATGAAAATGGTGAAAAATTAGTAAAAGTTACAAAAAAAGCTTTAGATATAGCAGTAAATAAAGTAAGAGAAGGTGTAAGATTGGGAGATATATCCTGGGCAATACAAAAATATGTTGAAGATAATGGATTTAATGTAGTTAGAGATTTTGTGGGACATGGTGTTGGAAGGTCCCTACATGAGGATCCACAGATACCTAATTATGGAAGACAAGGAACAGGTATAATACTTAAAGCGGGTATGACGCTTGCTATAGAACCAATGGTGACTGAAGGCGGCTGGCACGTAGAAATTTTGGAAGATGGTTGGACTGTGGTAACGAGAGATGGGAAAAGAGCGGCGCATTTTGAACACACAGTATTAGTAAAGAAAAATGGAGCGGAAGTTTTGACCCTGAGGGGTGATGCATTTGTCGAATAA
- the rpmD gene encoding 50S ribosomal protein L30 → MKKLKITLVKSPIGYRYDQKDTVKRLGLKKLNSSVIKDDVPQIRGMVRKVKHLVKVEEIEE, encoded by the coding sequence ATGAAAAAGTTAAAAATAACACTTGTTAAAAGCCCAATTGGTTATAGATATGATCAGAAAGACACAGTAAAGAGGTTAGGATTAAAAAAACTTAATTCTTCAGTTATAAAAGATGATGTTCCTCAAATTAGAGGAATGGTTAGGAAAGTGAAGCACCTCGTAAAAGTAGAGGAAATTGAGGAATAA
- the infA gene encoding translation initiation factor IF-1, with the protein MHLSNKDDIIKMEGTIVEALPNAMFRVELENGHKILAHISGKMRKNFIRLVPGDKVIVELTIYDLTKGRIVYRKKV; encoded by the coding sequence ATGCATTTGTCGAATAAGGATGATATTATTAAAATGGAAGGCACTATTGTGGAAGCTTTGCCTAACGCAATGTTCCGAGTTGAACTTGAGAATGGCCACAAAATTTTAGCACATATTAGTGGGAAAATGAGGAAAAATTTCATAAGGCTTGTGCCTGGAGATAAAGTAATTGTTGAACTTACTATTTATGATTTAACAAAAGGAAGAATAGTATACAGAAAAAAGGTATAG
- the rpsD gene encoding 30S ribosomal protein S4, which yields MARYTGPQCKLCRREGMKLYLKGERCFTDKCSFDKRPFAPGDHGRDRKKLTQYGIQLRAKQTMKRIYGVLETQFRRYYEKASKQSGDTRENLVLQVERRLDNVVYRLGFAVNRTTARQLVNHGHFLVNGRKVTIPSYQVRPGDVIEVREKSRSIEPIKNAIEINRDKNRMPWVSVDYENFKGVYERHPKLEEVIDLPVDVQAIIELYSR from the coding sequence ATGGCTAGATATACAGGTCCACAATGTAAACTTTGCAGACGCGAAGGAATGAAGTTGTACCTGAAAGGGGAAAGATGTTTCACAGATAAATGTTCATTTGATAAGAGACCATTTGCACCTGGAGATCATGGAAGGGATAGAAAAAAATTGACACAATATGGAATCCAATTAAGAGCTAAACAAACTATGAAGAGAATTTATGGTGTGCTTGAAACACAATTTAGAAGATATTATGAAAAAGCTTCTAAACAGTCAGGGGATACTCGTGAAAACTTAGTCCTTCAGGTTGAAAGAAGACTCGATAACGTAGTTTATAGATTAGGTTTTGCTGTTAATAGAACAACAGCAAGACAACTTGTAAATCATGGACATTTCCTTGTAAATGGCAGAAAAGTGACGATCCCATCTTACCAAGTAAGACCTGGTGATGTTATCGAAGTGAGAGAAAAAAGTAGAAGTATCGAACCCATTAAAAACGCGATTGAAATTAATAGGGATAAGAATAGAATGCCATGGGTTTCAGTAGATTACGAAAATTTCAAAGGAGTATATGAAAGACATCCAAAATTAGAAGAAGTTATCGATCTTCCAGTTGATGTACAAGCAATTATCGAATTGTATTCGAGGTGA
- the rpsK gene encoding 30S ribosomal protein S11 yields the protein MAKKTRRSSTKKKRKIAIDHGVVHIKSTYNNTIVTLTDPDGKVIIWGSGGTAGFEGTRKGTPYAAQLAADQVAKEAVRLGIKKVDILVKGPGSGREAAIRTFQAAGLEIGTIKDVTPIPFNGCRPKKKRV from the coding sequence ATGGCTAAAAAAACTCGTAGGTCATCAACGAAGAAAAAAAGAAAAATTGCCATTGATCATGGAGTAGTTCACATAAAATCCACTTACAATAATACAATCGTAACTTTAACAGATCCGGATGGAAAAGTAATTATTTGGGGAAGTGGAGGTACAGCAGGTTTTGAAGGCACAAGGAAAGGCACACCGTATGCTGCCCAACTTGCTGCTGATCAAGTTGCTAAAGAAGCCGTAAGACTTGGTATAAAAAAAGTTGATATTCTTGTAAAAGGTCCAGGTTCTGGGAGAGAAGCAGCAATCAGAACGTTCCAAGCAGCAGGGCTAGAAATTGGAACTATAAAAGATGTAACACCGATACCATTTAATGGCTGTAGGCCTAAGAAGAAAAGAGTTTAA
- a CDS encoding YebC/PmpR family DNA-binding transcriptional regulator — protein sequence MSGHNKWANIKHRKAAQDAKKSKIFTKLIREIIVAAKEGGGDPETNPRLRAVLERARAANMPKDTIEKSIKKGTGELEGVDYQEIIYEAYAPAGVALYIYAMTDNKNRTAQELRHLLSKHGGSLAESGSVAWLFDRKGVIEIPKEKVADFEEFAMVAIDAGAEDIIEDDPIQVITAPDMLTEVKTKLEENGYVGEAKVTFIPKNTVKITGADAEKVLKLISVLEDNDDVQEVYANFDIDDAEMEKIMSKLEG from the coding sequence ATGTCAGGTCATAACAAATGGGCAAATATAAAGCACAGGAAAGCAGCCCAGGATGCTAAGAAGTCGAAAATTTTTACGAAATTAATCAGAGAAATTATTGTAGCCGCAAAAGAAGGTGGAGGAGATCCAGAAACAAATCCAAGATTAAGAGCAGTTCTTGAAAGAGCAAGAGCAGCAAATATGCCTAAAGATACAATTGAAAAATCAATTAAAAAAGGTACAGGAGAATTAGAAGGGGTAGATTATCAAGAAATAATTTATGAAGCTTATGCCCCTGCAGGTGTTGCTTTATATATTTATGCTATGACTGATAACAAAAATAGAACAGCACAAGAATTGAGACATCTTTTGAGTAAGCATGGCGGATCACTTGCAGAAAGCGGTTCAGTTGCATGGCTTTTTGATAGAAAAGGTGTCATTGAAATTCCAAAAGAAAAAGTAGCTGATTTTGAGGAATTCGCAATGGTCGCAATTGATGCAGGTGCTGAAGATATTATAGAAGATGATCCCATTCAAGTTATTACAGCACCAGATATGTTGACTGAAGTTAAAACAAAGTTGGAAGAAAATGGATATGTTGGGGAAGCAAAAGTGACATTTATTCCAAAAAATACGGTAAAAATTACCGGTGCAGATGCGGAAAAAGTCCTAAAATTAATAAGTGTTCTTGAAGATAACGACGATGTACAAGAAGTTTATGCAAATTTTGATATTGATGATGCTGAAATGGAAAAAATAATGTCAAAGTTGGAAGGATAA
- the rplR gene encoding 50S ribosomal protein L18, producing the protein MIKKENRNWRRKKRHLSIRKKIYGTADRPRLCVYKSEKHIYAQIIDDDKGHTLTSASTLDKELREVLKKTWNKEAAREVGKLIGKRAIEKGIKKVVFDRGGYRYHGRIKELADGAREAGLEF; encoded by the coding sequence ATGATAAAAAAAGAGAATAGGAATTGGAGAAGAAAAAAGAGACATCTAAGTATAAGAAAAAAAATATATGGAACTGCAGATAGACCAAGACTTTGTGTGTACAAAAGCGAAAAACATATTTATGCACAGATTATTGATGATGACAAAGGTCATACATTGACTTCTGCTTCCACACTTGATAAGGAGTTAAGAGAAGTCTTAAAGAAAACTTGGAACAAAGAAGCAGCACGTGAAGTAGGAAAATTGATTGGTAAAAGAGCAATTGAAAAAGGTATAAAAAAGGTAGTATTTGATAGAGGTGGTTATAGATACCACGGCAGAATTAAAGAACTCGCTGATGGTGCTAGAGAAGCCGGTTTGGAATTTTAA
- the rplQ gene encoding 50S ribosomal protein L17, with product MRHRVKRHRIGRYGSHRKATLRNLAKEIIEHGSIITTTPKAKAVQIFFEKLMTKAIKAKKADDKVKSVALRREIFKQIGDRRMVNKLVDEIAPKYLERPGGYTAIYKVGPRRGDGAEMSLIKLVED from the coding sequence ATGAGGCACCGAGTTAAAAGACATAGAATAGGAAGATATGGAAGCCATAGAAAAGCTACACTAAGAAATTTAGCAAAAGAAATTATCGAACACGGAAGTATAATTACAACAACTCCCAAAGCAAAAGCAGTACAAATATTTTTTGAAAAATTAATGACAAAAGCTATAAAAGCGAAAAAAGCAGATGATAAGGTAAAAAGTGTTGCACTTAGAAGAGAGATTTTCAAACAAATTGGAGATAGAAGAATGGTTAATAAACTTGTAGATGAGATTGCTCCAAAATATCTAGAAAGGCCTGGAGGATATACTGCTATATATAAAGTTGGTCCTAGAAGAGGCGATGGAGCAGAGATGTCCTTAATTAAACTTGTTGAAGATTAA
- a CDS encoding trigger factor: MEIKEVSVEKNIVTKEYLFNKSEIESAEKKVLTELNRKYTVEGFRKGKVPLSVFKIRFGKDFYDVFVFEKLVDLIYDSVKNEPNLLLIPEIVSKEVSKEEAKIIVNLHKKPVANVDFGKIKVKIADKEEILENYVEIRMKSLQDEHAVIEPKEDPAEYDDLVRVKITVTNVETGKVLIDGNEDEFVLYKEDERPIIRNLVGHKKGEIVEFDREFEKEDKENNLKYHYKIEILEVYKRNLPEITDDFVKTTLTEMHLETVEQLKEKFREEGEKIYNREVKSSVREQILAALPKATDLFISDKTIDYAVRLVVANMKEENKYNDFVKKYETEEKAIENLKEYYVTELKKETAIEKIAKENNIEKKASDQELEKYAELLAPYWGISIERAKVIVKEKPEVRAEVENMIFVDKVLDKISEFVEKETVYINREGEENEKE; the protein is encoded by the coding sequence ATGGAAATCAAGGAAGTTAGCGTGGAAAAGAATATCGTAACAAAAGAATATTTATTTAATAAAAGCGAAATCGAATCAGCTGAGAAAAAAGTTTTGACTGAATTAAATAGAAAATATACTGTTGAAGGATTCAGAAAGGGTAAGGTTCCTCTTTCTGTATTTAAAATTAGATTTGGAAAAGATTTTTATGATGTTTTCGTTTTCGAAAAGTTAGTTGATTTAATTTATGATTCCGTAAAGAATGAACCGAATTTGCTGCTCATTCCAGAAATTGTTAGTAAAGAAGTTTCAAAAGAAGAAGCAAAAATAATAGTTAACTTACATAAAAAGCCGGTTGCAAATGTGGATTTCGGGAAAATTAAAGTCAAAATAGCAGACAAAGAAGAAATTCTAGAGAATTATGTGGAAATAAGAATGAAGTCTTTGCAGGATGAACATGCTGTTATAGAACCTAAAGAAGATCCAGCGGAATATGATGATCTTGTTAGAGTGAAAATAACTGTTACCAATGTTGAGACAGGAAAAGTATTAATTGATGGTAACGAAGATGAGTTTGTTTTGTATAAAGAAGATGAAAGGCCTATTATTAGAAATTTAGTGGGCCACAAAAAGGGAGAAATAGTGGAATTTGATAGAGAATTTGAGAAAGAAGACAAGGAAAATAATTTAAAATATCATTATAAAATAGAGATCTTGGAGGTTTATAAAAGAAATTTACCAGAAATTACTGATGATTTTGTAAAAACTACCCTTACTGAAATGCATTTGGAGACAGTTGAACAGTTAAAAGAAAAGTTTAGAGAGGAAGGGGAAAAGATTTACAATAGAGAAGTGAAAAGTTCAGTAAGGGAACAAATTCTTGCTGCACTTCCCAAAGCAACTGATTTGTTTATTTCAGACAAAACTATAGACTATGCAGTAAGGCTTGTTGTTGCTAATATGAAAGAAGAAAACAAATATAATGATTTTGTAAAGAAATATGAGACTGAAGAAAAAGCTATCGAAAATCTTAAAGAGTACTATGTAACAGAGTTGAAAAAGGAAACAGCAATTGAAAAAATCGCAAAAGAAAATAACATTGAGAAAAAAGCCAGTGATCAGGAATTAGAAAAATATGCAGAATTACTCGCGCCGTATTGGGGGATTAGTATAGAAAGGGCAAAAGTAATAGTTAAGGAAAAACCGGAAGTTCGAGCGGAAGTGGAGAATATGATTTTTGTCGATAAAGTTTTAGATAAAATCTCAGAATTTGTTGAGAAAGAAACTGTTTATATAAACAGAGAAGGTGAGGAAAATGAAAAAGAATGA
- the rplO gene encoding 50S ribosomal protein L15, giving the protein MRLDELKPTPGSMKKRTRVGRGIASGKGKTSGKGHKGQKSRGAGKVSLWFEGGQTPLHRRLPKFGFKNFNKKVYTVVNVEQLEKLFNSGDEVTPEKLLELGVIKKINDGVKILGNGEITKPLTVIAHAFSSSARRKIEAVGGKAEVI; this is encoded by the coding sequence ATGAGATTAGATGAGCTTAAACCCACACCAGGTTCCATGAAAAAAAGAACAAGGGTAGGTAGAGGAATAGCATCTGGGAAAGGAAAAACTTCTGGAAAAGGTCATAAAGGTCAAAAATCAAGAGGAGCAGGTAAAGTAAGTCTTTGGTTTGAAGGTGGACAAACACCACTTCATAGAAGATTACCTAAATTTGGTTTTAAGAATTTTAATAAAAAGGTATATACAGTTGTAAATGTTGAACAGCTTGAAAAGTTATTTAATTCTGGAGATGAAGTAACACCAGAAAAGCTTTTGGAACTTGGTGTGATAAAGAAAATTAATGATGGAGTAAAAATCCTTGGAAATGGAGAAATAACGAAACCATTGACAGTAATTGCCCATGCCTTTAGTTCGAGTGCCAGGAGGAAGATTGAAGCCGTTGGCGGAAAAGCTGAGGTGATATAA
- the rpmJ gene encoding 50S ribosomal protein L36 — protein sequence MKVQSSVKKRCEHCKIIRRKGRVYVICKVNPKHNQKQG from the coding sequence ATGAAAGTACAATCTTCTGTCAAAAAAAGATGCGAGCATTGTAAAATTATCAGAAGAAAAGGAAGAGTATATGTAATTTGTAAAGTTAATCCAAAGCATAATCAGAAGCAAGGTTGA
- a CDS encoding adenylate kinase yields the protein MNMVFLGPPGAGKGTYAKELVRILEIPHISTGDMFREAVASGSELGKKVEEILKKGDLVPDDLTISIVKERLSHEDCKKGFILDGFPRTVDQAKALDEILTSLGRELGYAVYFEVSEDIVVKRITNRRICKKCGKIYNLITLPPKIDGKCDICGGELYQREDDREEVVRNRYKVYMNNTYPVIEYYQKQNKLFTIDGASGVDSVIKEVLNIIRR from the coding sequence ATGAACATGGTATTTTTAGGGCCTCCGGGGGCTGGTAAAGGAACATATGCAAAAGAACTAGTTAGAATACTTGAAATTCCTCACATATCAACAGGAGATATGTTCAGGGAGGCGGTTGCTTCCGGTTCTGAGCTTGGAAAAAAAGTAGAAGAAATATTGAAAAAAGGGGATCTGGTTCCTGATGATTTAACAATTTCGATTGTCAAAGAAAGACTTTCACATGAAGATTGTAAGAAAGGCTTTATCCTTGATGGATTTCCAAGAACTGTAGATCAAGCAAAAGCTTTAGACGAAATTCTCACATCTTTGGGTAGAGAACTTGGATATGCAGTATATTTTGAAGTAAGCGAAGACATAGTTGTTAAAAGAATTACAAATAGAAGGATATGTAAAAAATGCGGAAAAATTTATAATTTAATAACTTTACCTCCGAAAATAGATGGAAAATGTGATATTTGCGGAGGAGAGCTTTACCAAAGAGAAGATGACAGAGAGGAAGTAGTAAGAAACAGATACAAAGTTTATATGAATAATACATATCCCGTAATAGAATATTATCAAAAACAAAACAAACTTTTTACAATAGATGGAGCTTCTGGTGTTGATTCGGTAATAAAAGAAGTATTAAATATAATCAGAAGGTGA
- the clpP gene encoding ATP-dependent Clp endopeptidase proteolytic subunit ClpP produces the protein MKKNEIDQVVPIVIESTGRYERAYDIYSRLLKDRIIFLGSVIDDNVANLVVAQLLFLEAEDPDKDIQLYINSPGGSVSAGLAIYDTMQYVKCDITTICIGQAASMGAVLLAGGTKGKRFSLPNSRIMIHQPLGGAEGPAKDVEILAKELLRIKSKINEILSFHTGQPIEKIEKDTDRDFFMTAEEALEYGIIDKVIRPEDRK, from the coding sequence ATGAAAAAGAATGAGATTGATCAGGTTGTGCCAATAGTTATAGAAAGTACTGGAAGATATGAACGGGCGTACGATATTTATTCAAGACTTTTAAAGGATAGAATAATATTTTTAGGAAGTGTGATAGATGACAACGTAGCAAATTTGGTTGTAGCACAGTTATTATTTTTAGAAGCTGAGGATCCCGATAAAGATATTCAGTTGTATATTAATTCACCTGGTGGTTCTGTAAGTGCGGGATTAGCAATTTACGATACTATGCAGTATGTAAAATGTGATATTACAACCATTTGTATTGGTCAAGCAGCTTCAATGGGTGCAGTTCTTTTAGCTGGCGGAACTAAAGGAAAAAGATTTTCTCTTCCAAATAGTAGGATAATGATTCATCAACCATTGGGAGGAGCAGAAGGCCCAGCAAAAGATGTAGAGATTCTTGCAAAAGAATTGTTGAGAATTAAATCGAAAATTAATGAAATTTTAAGTTTTCATACCGGTCAGCCGATTGAAAAGATCGAAAAGGATACAGATCGAGATTTCTTTATGACAGCGGAAGAAGCTCTTGAATATGGAATTATCGATAAAGTTATTAGACCGGAAGACAGGAAATAA
- the rpsE gene encoding 30S ribosomal protein S5, with the protein MADIAQKIKTTGEEFEERIVEIRRTTKVTKGGKNLSFRVLAVVGNRNGKVGVGVGKAREVPDAIRKALSAARRNVFVVPIYNGTIPHETVGRQDAAKVLLKPAAPGTGIISNGTVRAVVELAGIHNILTKSSGSTNPVVLAQATVNGLKSLLSLEKVAQLRDISPQEVINGVKKEG; encoded by the coding sequence ATGGCAGACATTGCACAGAAAATAAAGACCACAGGAGAAGAATTCGAAGAAAGAATAGTTGAAATAAGAAGAACAACAAAGGTTACTAAAGGTGGGAAAAATCTTTCTTTTAGGGTTCTTGCTGTAGTTGGAAATAGAAATGGTAAGGTAGGTGTAGGCGTAGGAAAAGCAAGAGAAGTTCCCGATGCGATAAGGAAGGCACTTTCTGCTGCAAGAAGAAATGTATTTGTTGTTCCTATTTATAATGGAACAATTCCTCACGAAACAGTAGGTAGACAAGATGCCGCAAAGGTTCTTCTTAAACCTGCTGCACCAGGTACAGGAATCATTTCCAATGGTACAGTTCGTGCAGTAGTAGAATTAGCAGGAATTCATAATATATTGACGAAAAGTAGTGGATCAACAAATCCTGTTGTATTAGCTCAAGCAACAGTAAATGGTCTAAAGAGCCTCCTATCATTGGAAAAAGTTGCACAGCTTAGAGATATTTCTCCACAAGAAGTTATCAATGGCGTTAAAAAGGAGGGTTAA
- the rpsM gene encoding 30S ribosomal protein S13: MARIVGVEIPNNKKVEIALTYIYGIGRTRAKQICEATNIDPNKKVRELGDEEISKIANYIQQNFKVEGELRSEVMSNIKRLIDIGCYRGLRHKLGLPVRGQKTKSNARTRKGPRPSRIKKKK; the protein is encoded by the coding sequence ATGGCTCGTATTGTTGGTGTCGAAATACCTAATAATAAAAAGGTAGAAATAGCTCTTACATATATATATGGCATTGGAAGAACTAGAGCAAAGCAAATTTGTGAAGCTACGAATATAGATCCAAACAAGAAAGTTAGAGAATTAGGAGATGAAGAAATAAGTAAAATAGCAAATTACATCCAGCAAAACTTTAAAGTAGAAGGAGAATTAAGATCAGAAGTAATGTCTAATATTAAGAGATTAATAGATATAGGATGTTACAGAGGATTGAGACACAAGCTTGGTTTACCAGTGAGAGGCCAAAAAACTAAATCGAATGCAAGAACAAGAAAAGGTCCAAGACCAAGTAGAATAAAGAAGAAAAAATAA